GCGAACGGTGCCGGAAAATCGACTCTCATGCGCATACTCAGCGACCAGCTCAGCCCGACTCACGGAACAGTGACACAAGGACCTGGCGAACGTATGAGCGTGCTTGAGCAGGACCACTTCAAGTTTGACGACTGCACAGTAATCGAAACTGTGCTACGCGGGCACACCGTACTGTGGGACATCATGCAGGAGAAGGATGCCCTTTATGCCAAGGAGGACTTCTCGGATGCCGACGGCATACGCGCCTCGGAACTTGAGGAACGATTCGCAGAGCTCGAAGGATGGAACGCCGAGAGCGAGGCAGCCGCGCTGCTCAGCGGTCTCGGCATTAAGGAGGACAAGCACTATACCCTCATGCGCGACATGAGCGGTAACGAGAAGGTGCGTGTGCTTCTTGCCAAAGCACTCTTCGGCAATCCTGACAACCTGCTTCTCGACGAGCCTACCAACGACCTTGACCTCGACACTGTGGCATGGCTGGAGGACTACCTGTCAAAGTTTGAGAACACTGTACTGGTTGTGAGCCATGACCGTCACTTCCTTGATTCGGTGTGCACCCACACTCTTGACATTGACTATAACAAGCTGACACTTTTTGCCGGAAACTACAGTTTCTGGTACGAATCGTCACAGCTTGCCCTGCGCCAGCAGCAGCAGGCCAATAAGAAGGCTGAGGAAAAGCGTAAGGAGCTGCTTGAATTCATACAGCGATTCAGCGCGAACGTAGCCAAGTCAAAACAGACCACCTCTCGCAAAAAGATGCTTGAGAAACTCAATGTCGAGGAGATCCAGCCATCGTCACGCCGCTATCCGGGCATAATCTTCACCCCCAACCGCGAACCAGGCAACAAGATACTTGAGGTGAAAGGACTGTCGGCAAGCATTGACGGCGAAGTGCTGTTCAAGGATGTGAACTTCCAGGTGGAGAAGGGTGACAAGATAGCGTTCCTGAGCCATGACCCGCGTGCGATGACTGCCCTGTTTGAAATCGTCACCGGCAACCGGAAGCCCGACGCCGGCACCTACGAGTGGGGACAGACCATCACTACCGCGTATCTGCCGCTTGACAACACAGGGTTCTTCAACACCGACCTGAGTCTTGTCGACTGGCTGTCGCAATACTCCAACGATAACTCGGAAATATATCTCAAAGGCTTCCTCGGCAAGATGCTCTTCTCAGGCGAGGAGGTGCTCAAGAAAGCTTCGGTGCTATCAGGCGGCGAGAAGATGCGATGCATGATAGCACGCATGATGATGACTGATGCCAATACCCTGGTGCTTGACTCGCCTACCAACCATCTTGACCTTGAGTCAATACAGGCGTTCAACAACACACTACAGTCGTTCAAAGGCAATCTGCTGCTGTCAAGCCATGACCATGAGTTCATACAGACCGTGTGCAACCGTATCATCGAGCTAACACCCAACGGCACCATCGACAAGCTGATGGATTACGATGATTACATCACTGACGCGAAGGTGCTTGCAGCAAGGGAGAAAATGTACTCGTAAGGCAAAGAACCTCATATATACCACAACACCCCTCCGACCGTTAATACAAGTCGGAGGGGTGTTGTGGTATATATAAAACTATTACTGTCCGCTAAACTTTTTTAGTAGCGGTTGAAAATTAGGGCTGGCACCTATTGCAGGAGTCAGCCCTAAATGGTTATTTTGATGTCGCCAAACTATCTTAAATAACCATGAGTAAAAGTAGTAATTTCTTCGGACAGCCGACATATGGTCAGCTGATAAAATCACTTGATCGTGAAAAAATAGTTGAAATCAGCCGAAAACACGGCGGAGAGAAGTATGTCAAGAGCTTTGACGGCTATACGCATTTGCTTACGATGCTATATGCTGTCATACAGCGCTTCGATTCATTGCGTGAGATAGAGACTTCTATGACAGCCGAGGTACGCAAACTCCATCATGTAGGCATTGACACTGTGCCCAGGCGGAGCACCTTGTCGGATGCAAATGCCAGACGTTCAGAGAAGTTCTTTGAAGATGTATACCGCGACTTGTATGCAGCCAATAAAGACATTCTTTCCTCGGACAGCCGACGCAATGGCACGGAAGAGTGGATAAGACGGCTTAGAATCATCGATTCCACTACAATCACGTTGTTCTCCAATGCTATTTTCAAGGGTGTTGGCCGTCATCCGAAGACGGGAAAGAAGAAAGGCGGCATCAAGGTACACTCGGTCATACATGCCAACGAGGGCGTTCACTGCGACGTACAGTTCACTTCGGCAGCGACCAATGACTCCTTCATGCTTGCACCGAGCCATTACAGCCACAACGAGATAGTAGCACTTGACCGTGCATATATCAACTATGCCAAATTCGAGGAACTGACGGATCGAGGGGTGGTATATGTAACCAAAATGAAGAAAAACCTCAGTTATGAAATACTTGTGGACTGTATGCACCAGAATCCGCAGGGACTGATGGAGTACCGTGAACAGGTCGTAGTGTTCCGTAAAGACGGCATCAACCACATTGCAAGAATAATCACATACGTTGACATTAAGAAAGGCAAGAAGCCAAAACTTATATCGCTTCTCACCAATGACTTCGACATGCCTCTGGAGACAATCGTGGCCATCTACCGTCGCCGATGGCAGATTGAGTCGCTTTTCAAGCAGATAAAGCAGAACTTCCCTTTGCGATACTTCTATGGCGAAAGTGCCAATGCCATAAAAATACAGATTTGGGTAACGCTCATAGCTAATCTGTTGCTCTCGGTCTTACAAAGCACCTTGCAAAGGCGTTGGAGCTTTTCTGGACTGGCTACAATCGTCAGAATTGTACTGATGTATTATCTGAATCTCGAAAAGTTCCTAAATCAGCCCGACGCTGACTTGAAAATCATGCTCGCAGAGGCCTCGGAATCCCCTCCTGAAGATCCCGAAAACTGCTGAGGGGGCTTGTCAAATACAAAAAGTAAGCCCAACTTCTGCTGTTCAAGAAGTTGGACTCACCCTTTTATGGTTTAGCGGACAGTAAAATTATAAAACCAGAATTTTCTCTACAGTTCGATCGACCACTTGTCGGTGGCTACATATGCAGGAAAACGTCGGCGACCTTCATGCAGAGACTCTTTGTCAAGGACAGCATAAATAAGCCCCTTACGTGTGTCATGGACAGGCTTTCCGAGATTGTCGTATATACCCGAATCACTGTCGAGATATTCTCCGTAGGCATCCTTGCCCGAACGGTCGGCACCGACAACATATATCTGATTCTCCACAGCACGCGCAGCAAGGAGTATCTTGAACTGATCGGCACGCGAGTGGGGCCAGTTGGACGGCACAATGAGTACATCATACATATCGTCAGGACGATTGCGTGTCCACACTGGGAAACGGATGTCAAAACAGATGACTATACGGAATACCCATCCGAGATAGCTGATGCGCGGAGCCATATCGCGTCCCGGGGTGTAGACTTTATCCTCGGTCGACAGCGGGAACAGATGACGCTTGTCATAGAAAGTGACGGTGCCCGAAGGCTCCATAAAGAAGCCACGGTTGAAGTAGTGCCCTGCCCCATCGGTAACAAGGAAGCTTCCTGCGACAGCAAAGCCGAAACTTTTCGCCCAACGACGCAGAGACTCCACAGTGGTGCCGTCATTGCTCTCAGCCAATTTCTCAACCGAATCAATGTCAGGGACAAAAGCGGTGGTGAACAGTTCGGGGAGGACCACCAGATCGGTGTCAGGCTCCACCAGCCTTAAGGCGCACTCCACGGCGATAATGTTTTCCTCCGGCGAGGCATACACAATGTCGAAAGGTATGGCACAAATCTTCATTCGGCAGAGAATTTATCGGATCGTATCCCTTGAAACCCGCGATAGTACTCCTTGACCGCACGCATGTCAGCCTGGATATCGCCTGTAGGGGTAAAAGTCTTTTCCAGATGCACCAGCTTGCGCTCTGCATCAATCGCGCCGAGCGCCACAGGGATCTTAGCCTCATAGGCTATGTGGAGGAAACCTGTGTGCCACTCGGTGACACGCGACCGTGTACCCTCAGGGGCTATGGCAAGGCACAGGCGTGATGATTCGTTGAACTTACGTATAATAATATCTGTCAACGACGGACCGCCACGCTTGCGTGACACAGGGATACCGCCAAGAGCCCGGAAAAGATATTTCATAGGGAAGAAGAACCAGGATTCCTTCATAAGGAACCCGGCCTTGCGACCCAATGACCAATAGGCGAACTCACAGAGCAAGAAATCCCAGTTGGATGTGTGGGGTGCTACACAGACGATGCTCTTCGGATAGTCGGGGACAGAACATATCACCCGCCATCCGAAGAGCTTCAATACGCTTTTACAGAATCCCATTATACGCTATCAATTCGCCTCACCCTCGGCAAATCCGAGTTCGAGTATATGTTTCATCTGCGCCTTGCGTTCCTCGGGGGTGGACACATTCGGCACGGCGGCATTCATCTCCTTGAGGATCTCCTGAATACGCGCGTTGAAATGCTCTCTGAGCTTGGCATAGGAAGCCTTGAAATAGGCTCGACGAGCCATAATATATTCCTTTCTGGAATTATAGCCTGACGGCACTCCTGGGAAGTCGATGCTCACAAGCCTGAGAGCTGACTGCTGAAGATCGGCAAGCTGATAGATGATCTCATTGAGCTTTTCGCGGCTTATGCCGGGGATTGCTAACTTAGCTAACACACATTCGCCTGCGAGAGCTCCGCAGATACGATGAATCTCTTTTTTAAGGAGTCGTTTGTTGGCTGCCATAAGTATATATGTTTAGAATGGATGATTTTTTCTTTAAACAACGGTCTGTGCGTTTTCGTTCATAAGAATCTTCTTAAGTGCCTCGTACGAGGCTGATATGCGCGGATGGGTGGATCGATGAGCCGAATCCTGAATGTCCTTGACCTTGAACTCAACACCTGTGGCATCACTGACGGCACGAGGGAATTTAGAGGGATGGGCTGTGGCAAGGAATATCCCTTTCTCGCCCGGCCTGAGGTCATCGCGCAATGCCGCGAGAGCCGCTGCTCCATGCGGATCAAGGAGATAGGAATCAGCGGAATATGTACGCGACATGGACCCGAGAATATCCTCGTCGGTATATGAATACCCTTTGACAAACCTTGACAACGGTCCGTAGTCACTCCCGAACAGGTCGAGAATGCGCGAAAGGTTGGATGGATTGCCCACGTCCATGGCACATGCCACCGTACGTACTGCCCTACGCGGTATGAACTTACCGGACAAAAGATAATTGACGGTAACGTCATTGGCATTGTTGGCAACAACAAAGCGAGTCACCGGCAACCCCATCCTCCATGCAAGAAGACCGGCTGTGAGATTGCCGAGATTGCCGGAAGGGACCGACACCACCACATCGTCGGGGAAACCACCTTCACTGCCGACAAGCGAAGCGTAGGCATGGAAGAAATAGAACATCTGAGGAAGAAGGCGGCAGATGTTGATGGAATTGGCAGATGTGATGTCAAATTCCTGGCGAAGTTCGACATCGGCAAATGCTTCTTTGACAAGACGCTGGCAGTCATCGAATGTGCCAAGGACCTCTATGGCATGCACCTGGCTGCCAGGTACATTGAGCCGGTCAAGCTGCATGCGTGACAACCGTTCAGAAGGATATAATATGAAGAGTTCAACCCCCGGAACGTCCTTGAATCCTGCTGCGACGGCACCACCCGAATCTCCGGATGTAGCCAACAACACTTTCACCATACGAGATTCAGACCGAGATGACAATCGGCTGATCACGCGCGCAAGGAACCGTGCGCCGACATCCTTGAACGCAAGTGTCGGACCATGAAACAATTCGAGAGAATATATGTCTTTATCAATCCTGACAAGCGGTATGTCAAACGAGAATGTGTCATTGACGATTTCCCTTATATCAGAAGAATCGATATCGGATCCAAGCATCAAATCGGCAACGACAAAAGCTATGTCGCGGATGCTCATTCCTGATATATTATTGAAGAATGCCTTAGGTATCACCGGAATACGTTCAGGCATGTACAGACCACCATCGGGCGCGAGACCGTTCATGACGGCTTCCCTCAGTGTGGCTGAGGGTGCTTTTCGATTAATGCTGTAGAATTTCATATATTCCTAAAATAACACTTTTGCCAACGAGTCCTCCTCCTCGGTGATACAGTCAACGAAGCCGCGCTCATAGTCGGCAGAAGCCTGTGGACCGAGACGGTCATTGATGTTGGTGATACGTGCCCTCACATCGAGCAGAGCATCCTGCAAGGCTGCTTCGTCATCACTCACTGCAATGACGCGCCTGGCATGCTCACGACCGAGCGAGTAGGCTTTGCGGTCCTTCACATCGGGACTGACATTGCCTTTGGCTCCGCATCCGACCACCACCGATGCAAAGGTAGCGAAAATAATTGAAAGAAGTGTATTCCTAAGCTTCATGAAATTTTTTTGAAATGTAATCGGTAAGGGCATCTCTCACCTGCTCCATCAGCCATCGCGGAGTAGATGTGGCTCCACATATGCCTACAGACTCGGCACCGCTTATCCAGGAAGAGTCAAAATCATCGGATGACGATACAAGATAGGTGCGTGGGTTCACTGCCCGGCATTCATTGTAAAGCACCTTGCCGTTGCTGCTTTTGGCTCCAGCCACAAAAAGCACCACATCATGAGCTCCGGCAAACTCCCGCAGATGGTTGACCCGGTTAGCTACCTGACGGCATATTGTATCGAAATACCTGAAACTTACGCCCGGGGCTTTCCGACGCTCTATCTCCCGGGTCATTTCGGCAAATCCGCTCAGCGGCATTGTGGTCTGGGAATAGAGCGCGATGTCGCGGCTGAAATCTATACGGTCGAGCTGAGACAGGTTCTCCACCACAATCGCCTCTCCATTGGTCTGCCCTACAAGGCCGTTGACTTCGGCATGTCCTGCCTTGCCATATATCACTATCTGCGGGCGAGGCTCATCATTGTCGTAAGTGTCCTTGATGCGACGCTGAAGCTGCAACACCACAGGACAAGTGGCATCGACAAGCTCTATGCCGAGCCGAGAAGCCACGGCATATGTCGATGGCGGCTCGCCATGGGCTCGTAAAAGCACCCTCGATCCACACAGGCGCGGAAGATCGTCGTGAGTTATGGTCGACAACCCTTTTCTCTCCAGGCGTTCCACCTCATCACTGTTGTGGACAATATCACCAAGGCAATAGAGAGGCGCGTCGGTACGCTCCAACTCCTCCTCAGCCTTGCGTATGGCAGTCACCACTCCGTGGCAAAACCCTGAGCGGGCATCTATCTCTACCAACATCAGCCTAAAGATGAGATACGACTTCTGTAGAGGTCAAGTAGCCAAGAGTTCTGCTCATCGATAGTCATTGATGAGTTGTCGAGACGCACGGCATCATCGGCACAACGCAAGGGACCCTCGGCACGGGTCTCATCAATATGGTCGCGGGTGCGAACATTGTCGAGGACTTCCTCGAATGTCACACCGGCACCCTTCTCAACAAGTTCCTTATAACGGCGTTCAGCCCTACGCTCAGCCGAGGCGTCGCAGAACACTTTCATCTCGGCATCGGGGAAAACGACTGTGCCTATGTCGCGTCCGTCCATGACTATCCCCTTTCTCTCCCCATAGACTGCTGCATTCTTACAAGAGCATGACGCACCTGGGGGATAGCTGCCACGGGTGATACACAGTTGCTCACCTCAAGGGTGCGGATATCAGTCTCCACAATCTCGCCGTTGAGAGTCGTTGACTGGGAGTTTCCGTCAACAAGGAAGTCAATGCTTATATCAGGTAGAGCAGCAACGATGGCATCCACATCAGGATCCACACCTTGAGCCACCATGCCATGACGCATGGCCCAAAGAGTTACGGCACGGTACATTGCGCCTGAATCGATGTAACGATAACCGATCTCAGATGCGAGACGGCGAGCCATAGTGCTTTTGCCTGACGAGGAATATCCGTCGATGGCTATAATGATTTTAGGTTCAGAACTCATATAAAGTTGTAGAAAGATTAAGCATTATTGTTGTAGCTCCGGTGTGGGGCTGAGCCATGGCGACACCAAGAGCAAAATTGCGCACATTCAATCCGAGACAAGCAGAGAATCCTGAAAGGATGCTACGCCTGTAGGTAGACATGTCAGTGCGCGTACGATAATTGTATCCAAGCCCGAAGCGGAAATTATCGGACGCACGGAAATCCGCACCAAACACGAGGTGGCGGAACAGATTGGACACAAAACGGTCCTTAACCTGCGGCTTGCCGCCGTCAGAGCCGTCGCCATTGTCATAATAAGGCAAATGCCACTTGGTGAGATCGTGGGCTGTGAGCGAGAGAATGAGAGGAACACTTCCGAGCCCTTTGCTGACACCGAGTCTCACATCGACAGGCACACGCTCATACCGACGGTCAAAACGCTTCACCTGTCCTCCGAGATTGGCAACCACAGCCGAAAACGACAAGTCACTGTCAGGGTCGTAATAATTCACACCGATATCGGTAGCAATTGCCATTGCAGAATACGCATCATAGGATGAGTAGACATATTTAAGGCTCGCCCCACCCCGCCAATTGCCGGTGATATCGTGAGCATAAGTGGCAGATACCACCATGTCCTTAGGTGAAAAATCACCTGTCAGCACTCCGTTTATGTCAGCTCCCTTGATATCTCCATAGCCTAAATACTGCACTCCGACAGCCCACGCGCCATGCTCTCCGGCTTTCATGCCAAATTTCACTCCGGCAAAATTGCTGTCGCCGACATAGCGCATATAATTGACACCCAACTGCATTCCCACCTCCGGTCCGAGCAATCCCGGATTGCGGTCGGAGGCATTTATGTCGTCATCTATATTTGAGATGTTAATCCCACCCAAGCCGTAGGCAAGAGTGGACGACGGAACATTCAGAAAAGAATAGAACGTGTCACCACTACCCTGAGCCCATGCGGAAAATGCACACAGACCCAAAGCACCCAGCAAGAACGTCACTCTAAAGATATTGCCTGGACGGAGTTTCATATATAATCTGAACGTTCACACCGGGCACTTTATTGTGAGTGCAGAGAAGTTTACTTTATATGTTCGCGTGCCTCTAACAGATATCTCGACATAGCTTCGGAATCATGAGCCTTGACTATCTCAAGCAACTCGTTGAGTTTGCCCACTATACCTTCAAGCTGTGACGAGGTGTGAGGGTTGAAAAGAATCTCGCTCACCAGATAATCGTCCTCACTCATTAGCCCTTCGGCAATCTGCATATGACGCTTGAAAGTGGTGCCCGGAGCCTCCTGGTGCTTCATGACAGACGCGAATGCGAGAGTAGCTGCAAACGGTATCGAAAGCGAATAGGCGATAGTCTCGTCGTGCTGCGCGAAGGTGTACTCAACGATGTTGAGCCTAAGCCTGGTATAAAGGTCCCTGAAGAACACTTTGCCAAGATGATCACCCTCCGAGATGATTATGGCGTTCTCGTTGCTAAGGTTGCTAAGCGATGCAAAGGTAGGTCCGAACATGGGATGTGTGCTCACAAAAGGATGTCCGCATCCGGCATAGAATTCCGGCAATCCGGTCTTGACCGACGCAATGTCACTGATGATGCATCCGTCGGGCAGATAAGGCATCACCTGGCGGAAGGCATCAATGGTGTATTTAACCGTGGATGCATTTATGACCAACTGAGGCAGGAACCCATCCACCTCCTCAATATCGGAGAACCTTCTGGCATTGAACGTGAAACGCAGACGCTTCGGGTCGGGGTCGTAGACAGCGACATCGTGGTCAAATGACAACAGGTCACAGAAGAAGGAGCCCATCTTTCCGGCTCCAAGTATAAGGATTTTCATTACGACTGCTTTTTATTGTTTAGCTCCACCTGTATGCGCACCGACTCCTCGTGGATTGTCGACAGTATCGAACGCATGAAATCCTCGCTCATGCCCATTGACTTGGCAGCAAGCACACGCGTGGTCATGATATCATCGTAACGCCCTGCCTGGACTACAGGCATGTTGTGCTCCTTCTTGAAAGCACCGATCTCACGCGACACATTCATCCGCTTTCCGAGCACTTCGATCAGTTCGTTGTCAAGCTGGTCGATCTGACGACGCAGATGCACAAGATTCTCGGTGGGGACAGGAGCGTCACGGAACACAAGATTGTCGAGAATAACACCAAGCACCTCGGGAGTTATCTGCTGGTTACGGTCGCTCCACGCACAGTCAGGATCGCAATGGCTCTCTATGATAAGACCGTCGAATCCCATATCGAGGGCCTGCTGGGAGAGGGAGGCAATGAGTTCGCGCTTGCCTCCTATATGACTCGGGTCACATATTATAGGAATGGAGGGGAAACGGCGGCGCAGCTCCAAAGGTATGCGCCACTGCGGATGATTGCGATAAATCTGCGGTCCGTAAGTGGAGAATCCGCGATGTATGACACCAAGACGGCGGATACCTGCGTTATAGAGGCGTTCGAGCGCACCTATCCACAGGTCGAGGTCGGGATTGACAGGATTCTTGACAAGCACTGGTATATCCTTGCCCGCATCTTTAAGCACATCGGCAATCTCCTGCATTGCGAACGGATTGGCAGACGTGCGCGCACCTATCCACAACAGGTCTACTCCATATTCAAGAGCCGCCTCGACATGACCTCGGTTAGCCACTTCGGTCGACACTTTCATACCGGTCTCCTCCTTTACCTTATTGAGCCAAGCAAGCCCCGGAACACCTATACCCTCGAAGCCTCCCGGCTTGGTGCGAGGCTTCCATATGCCTGCACGAAATACTTTTATGCCTGCACGCGCAAGACCGCGGGCTGTGGTCAGGACCTGTTCTTCGGTCTCTGCGCTGCACGGACCTGAAATTATGATGGGACGGTTGAGCTCAACACTGTCTATAGCGAGCGGGAGAATATTTTCCATGTTATTCTTATCTTATTTTGTAGTATAGAGAATATTGTAAGATTATTTTGACATAGCCTTCCGTATGCGGTCAAGAGCTTCGGAAAGCTTTTCCTCAGGGGCGCAAAGGGAGATACGGATATACCTCTCACCGTTATGTCCGAATATGAATCCAGGGGTCACAAACACCCTTGCCTCATCAAGAATCCTGTCGGCAAGACGCTCTGAGTCCACCTCAGGATCGCTTATGCGCCCCCACAGGAAAAGTCCCGACTGAGAAGGGTCGAACGTGCAGCCTAAAGCCTCCATGATGCGCTCGGCTATGACACGCCTTGAGGCATAGGCGGCATTCAGGCTTTCGTGCCAGCCAGCCTCCTCCTCAAGAGCCTTGGCGGCAGCAAGCATAAGCGGCTTGAACTGACCGGAATCGATATTGCTCTTGATGCGCAGTATCCATGACAGGAACTCCGGGTTGCTTATAGCCACCCCTACACGCCATCCGGGCATATTGTGGCTCTTGCTTAGCGAGTTCAGTTCTATGGCTATCTCCTTTGCTCCCGGCACAGAAAGGATGCTCATAGGTTCAGGATTGAGAATAAACGAGTATGGATTGTCATGCACGATGACTATTCCGTGACGCCTTCCGAAATCGATAGCCTTCTCAAAAGTCTCCCTGCGGGCTTTAGCACCTGTAGGCATATGCGGATAATTGAGCCACATAAGTTTCACACGAGTAAGGTCGAGACGTTCGATCGCATCGAAATCAGGCTGCCAACCGCTATCCTCCGTAAGATCGTATGTGACAACTTCCGCTCCTGCCATACGGCTTATGGATGAATATGTTGGATAGCCCGGGTCGGGTATCAGCACCTTATCTCCGGGATTCAAGAAAGCAAGGGATATGTGGGTCACCCCTTCCTTAGAGCCGATGAGAGGCTGTATCTCGGTGAGAGGGTCGACCTCTACCCCATACCATCTCCCATACCATCGGGCAAACGCCTCACGGAGCTGTGGAACACCGACATGTGGCTGATATCCATGATTGGAAGGGTCATGGACAGCTTCAGCCATAGTCGTTATGACGCCTGAGGGTGGCGGAAGGTCGGGACCTCCGATCCCGAGCGATATTATATCAATGCCCCGGCTACGAAGAGCTGATATCTCTTTAAGTTTTGTAGAGAAGTAATATTCCTTTATCTGCTGTACTCGTTGTGAGGGTTGAATATTCATTGCTGACAAGTATTTTTTCCGGCATGAGTCACGCCATAAATTATAAACGTTCAATGAGTCACTTTTGCTTCGGAGTATTCACCGAGAATACTTAAATCACGAATCAGAGGTCGCACCGCATCGATAGCCTGATGCAAACGCAGCAGGCTGTCGAATGTCAGGTCCACATAAAAGCGGTACTCCCATTCCCTCCCGACAATCGGGGTGGACTGTATCTTGGAAAGGTTGATGTCATAGAATGAGAGTATGGTAAGGATCTTTGACAGCGCACCCTGGGTGTGAGGGAGGGTGAACACAATCGATGCCTTGTCGATATCCTGCTCCCCCGGACCTATCTCACCTGCGGTGAGAGCATCGGCAAGAATGAGGAACCGGGTGAAATTACGCTTGTTGGTCTCAATACCACGCTCAAGTATATCAAGTCCGTAAAGCCCTGCGGCATATTCTCCGCACACAGCGGCATGCCCCACAAGGTTATCACGAGCAATCTCCTCGGCACTCCCGGCAGTGTCGAACCGCTCCACAATCTTGAGATTGGGGTGACGACGCAGGTATTGCTCACATTG
The nucleotide sequence above comes from Duncaniella freteri. Encoded proteins:
- a CDS encoding prephenate dehydratase; protein product: MKKITIQGVAGCFHDAAAHLYFEGEEVETIPCESFPAMFDTLSSDSSLLGIMAVENTIAGPLLQNHELLRQSTLKVIGELKMRISHVLCALPGQEIDRLTEVNSHPMALMQCEQYLRRHPNLKIVERFDTAGSAEEIARDNLVGHAAVCGEYAAGLYGLDILERGIETNKRNFTRFLILADALTAGEIGPGEQDIDKASIVFTLPHTQGALSKILTILSFYDINLSKIQSTPIVGREWEYRFYVDLTFDSLLRLHQAIDAVRPLIRDLSILGEYSEAKVTH
- a CDS encoding pyridoxal phosphate-dependent aminotransferase; its protein translation is MNIQPSQRVQQIKEYYFSTKLKEISALRSRGIDIISLGIGGPDLPPPSGVITTMAEAVHDPSNHGYQPHVGVPQLREAFARWYGRWYGVEVDPLTEIQPLIGSKEGVTHISLAFLNPGDKVLIPDPGYPTYSSISRMAGAEVVTYDLTEDSGWQPDFDAIERLDLTRVKLMWLNYPHMPTGAKARRETFEKAIDFGRRHGIVIVHDNPYSFILNPEPMSILSVPGAKEIAIELNSLSKSHNMPGWRVGVAISNPEFLSWILRIKSNIDSGQFKPLMLAAAKALEEEAGWHESLNAAYASRRVIAERIMEALGCTFDPSQSGLFLWGRISDPEVDSERLADRILDEARVFVTPGFIFGHNGERYIRISLCAPEEKLSEALDRIRKAMSK
- a CDS encoding bifunctional 3-deoxy-7-phosphoheptulonate synthase/chorismate mutase type II, which produces MENILPLAIDSVELNRPIIISGPCSAETEEQVLTTARGLARAGIKVFRAGIWKPRTKPGGFEGIGVPGLAWLNKVKEETGMKVSTEVANRGHVEAALEYGVDLLWIGARTSANPFAMQEIADVLKDAGKDIPVLVKNPVNPDLDLWIGALERLYNAGIRRLGVIHRGFSTYGPQIYRNHPQWRIPLELRRRFPSIPIICDPSHIGGKRELIASLSQQALDMGFDGLIIESHCDPDCAWSDRNQQITPEVLGVILDNLVFRDAPVPTENLVHLRRQIDQLDNELIEVLGKRMNVSREIGAFKKEHNMPVVQAGRYDDIMTTRVLAAKSMGMSEDFMRSILSTIHEESVRIQVELNNKKQS